In a single window of the Bacillus mycoides genome:
- a CDS encoding YqzH family protein, which yields MNKKLIEKMIIKSFRQYQCNPVSKEDQEMLIKHIQMIIHSNTEIDVYEAVEDIVYDYVTGK from the coding sequence ATGAATAAAAAATTAATTGAGAAAATGATTATAAAAAGTTTTCGGCAATATCAATGTAATCCTGTTTCAAAAGAGGATCAGGAAATGCTAATTAAACATATTCAAATGATAATTCATTCAAATACTGAAATTGATGTATACGAGGCTGTTGAGGATATCGTTTACGATTATGTGACTGGAAAATAA
- the argC gene encoding N-acetyl-gamma-glutamyl-phosphate reductase has product MKVAIIGATGYGGIELIRLLEQHPYFSIASLHSFSQVGEFITNVYPHFRNVLVHTLQEIDAEKIEKEAEIVFLATPAGVSAELTPKLLAVGLKVIDLSGDFRMIDPSSYELWYKRPAAQEELLRKAVYGLSEWKRPEIQNANLIANPGCFATAALLAVAPLVRSGMIEEASIIIDAKSGVSGAGKTPTTMTHFPELYDNLHIYKVNQHQHVPEIEQMLAEWNRETRPITFSTHLIPISRGIMITLYAKVKKEMKIEQLQKLYEETYEYSAFVRVRSQGEFPSPKEVRGSNYCDIGIAYDERTEKVTVVSVIDNMMKGAAGQAVQNANLLAGLEETTGLQHMPLYP; this is encoded by the coding sequence ATGAAAGTCGCAATTATTGGAGCAACTGGATATGGAGGTATTGAGTTAATTCGGTTATTAGAGCAACATCCATATTTTTCGATAGCATCTCTCCATTCTTTTTCACAAGTCGGTGAATTTATAACAAATGTATACCCGCATTTTCGAAATGTTCTTGTCCATACGTTACAAGAAATTGATGCGGAGAAAATAGAGAAGGAAGCTGAAATTGTATTTTTAGCAACCCCAGCGGGAGTATCGGCAGAGTTAACACCAAAATTATTGGCAGTAGGTTTAAAAGTAATTGACCTATCTGGAGACTTTCGTATGATAGATCCCTCGTCATATGAATTGTGGTATAAAAGGCCAGCTGCACAGGAAGAACTTCTTAGGAAAGCAGTATATGGATTAAGTGAATGGAAAAGGCCTGAGATCCAAAATGCAAATTTAATTGCAAACCCAGGATGTTTTGCTACAGCTGCATTATTAGCGGTAGCGCCGTTAGTACGTAGCGGCATGATTGAAGAAGCTTCGATTATTATTGATGCGAAATCAGGAGTATCTGGAGCGGGCAAAACGCCAACAACAATGACTCACTTTCCTGAGTTATACGATAACTTACACATTTATAAAGTTAATCAGCATCAGCACGTTCCTGAGATTGAGCAAATGCTTGCAGAGTGGAATCGTGAAACGAGGCCAATCACGTTTAGTACACATTTAATACCGATATCACGAGGGATTATGATTACACTTTATGCGAAAGTGAAAAAGGAAATGAAAATAGAGCAACTTCAAAAGTTGTATGAAGAAACGTATGAATACTCAGCTTTCGTTCGAGTTCGCTCGCAAGGAGAATTTCCAAGTCCGAAAGAAGTAAGGGGCTCAAATTATTGTGATATTGGGATAGCTTACGATGAAAGAACAGAAAAAGTTACGGTCGTTTCTGTTATAGACAATATGATGAAAGGTGCGGCAGGGCAAGCAGTTCAAAATGCAAATTTATTAGCGGGACTAGAAGAGACAACGGGTTTACAGCATATGCCGCTTTATCCATAA
- the argJ gene encoding bifunctional glutamate N-acetyltransferase/amino-acid acetyltransferase ArgJ, with the protein MIKASSITKLANGSIVTPKGFLAIGTANGLKKVKKDMGAIVCEVPASCAAVYTTNQIQAAPLQVTKDSIAAEGKLQAIVVNSGNANACTGMKGLQDAYEMRTLGAEHFGVKEKYVAVASTGVIGVPLPMDIIRKGIESLVPTKEVSEAYSFYEAILTTDLITKETCYEMIIDGKAVIIAGVAKGSGMIKPNMATMLSFITTDANIEHEVLQTALSQITNHTFNQITVDGDTSTNDMVIAMASGLSETKTMNMEHEDWETFVVALQKVCEDLAKKIAQDGEGATKLIEVNVLGARTNEEAKKIAKQIVGSSLVKTAIYGEDPNWGRIISSTGQSEVIINPNTIDITLQSIAVLKNSEPQMFSEEEMTKKLQEHEIKIDVCLHLGDETGSAWGCDLSYEYVKINACYRT; encoded by the coding sequence ATGATTAAAGCATCGTCTATTACAAAATTAGCAAATGGTTCAATTGTTACACCAAAAGGCTTTTTGGCAATCGGTACTGCAAATGGTCTGAAAAAGGTGAAAAAGGATATGGGTGCAATCGTTTGTGAGGTGCCAGCATCATGTGCCGCTGTGTATACAACAAATCAAATACAAGCAGCGCCGTTGCAAGTAACGAAGGATAGCATAGCAGCAGAAGGGAAATTACAAGCAATTGTTGTAAATAGCGGCAATGCAAATGCTTGTACGGGGATGAAAGGATTGCAAGATGCTTATGAGATGCGAACATTAGGAGCGGAACACTTTGGAGTAAAAGAAAAGTACGTCGCAGTCGCTTCAACAGGTGTAATTGGAGTACCTTTACCGATGGATATCATTCGAAAGGGAATTGAATCTCTTGTGCCAACAAAGGAAGTAAGTGAAGCTTATTCTTTTTATGAAGCAATTTTAACGACAGATCTTATAACGAAAGAAACTTGCTATGAGATGATAATTGATGGGAAAGCAGTGATCATTGCTGGGGTCGCAAAAGGATCAGGGATGATCAAACCGAATATGGCAACGATGCTTAGTTTTATTACAACAGACGCCAATATAGAGCATGAAGTATTGCAAACAGCATTATCACAAATTACGAATCATACGTTTAATCAAATTACGGTGGACGGAGATACTTCTACAAATGATATGGTCATCGCTATGGCAAGTGGATTATCAGAAACGAAAACGATGAATATGGAACATGAAGACTGGGAAACTTTCGTAGTTGCTTTACAAAAGGTATGTGAAGATTTAGCGAAAAAAATTGCACAAGATGGTGAAGGTGCTACGAAGTTAATAGAAGTAAACGTGTTAGGGGCTAGAACAAATGAAGAAGCAAAGAAAATTGCAAAACAAATAGTCGGTTCCAGTCTTGTGAAAACAGCGATATACGGTGAGGACCCAAATTGGGGACGAATTATTAGTAGTACTGGACAGAGTGAAGTAATTATTAACCCAAATACAATTGATATCACTCTTCAATCTATCGCCGTATTAAAAAATAGTGAGCCTCAAATGTTTTCTGAAGAGGAAATGACAAAGAAATTACAAGAACATGAAATAAAAATTGATGTGTGTTTACATTTAGGAGATGAAACGGGATCAGCTTGGGGCTGCGACTTAAGTTATGAATATGTGAAAATAAATGCTTGTTATCGTACATAA
- the argB gene encoding acetylglutamate kinase, translated as MSDYIVVKCGGSMLNRLNSVFFDCIKKLQNKYKVVIVHGGGPEIDAKLEDSNIEIEKKDGLRVTPKEVMDVVQMVLCGSTNKKFVMNLQKHDLLAVGLSGCDGNLLQVQPVGEAIGYVGEVSYVETALLKGLIDMNYIPVIAPIGINGNEVYNINADTAAAGIAAALSAKELIFITDVDGVLHEGRLVKKTDEYEILTFIEQGVITGGMIPKVQAALTSLKMGVEKASIVNGTKDFTEVTGECVGTTVTKGVSIV; from the coding sequence ATGAGTGATTATATTGTAGTTAAATGTGGCGGTAGCATGTTGAATCGATTAAATAGTGTCTTTTTTGATTGTATAAAGAAATTGCAAAATAAGTATAAGGTTGTTATTGTCCATGGCGGTGGCCCAGAAATTGATGCCAAGTTAGAAGACTCTAATATCGAGATAGAAAAGAAAGATGGATTAAGAGTAACACCAAAAGAGGTTATGGATGTTGTTCAAATGGTGCTATGCGGAAGTACGAATAAAAAATTCGTAATGAATTTACAAAAACATGATTTACTTGCGGTGGGGCTTTCAGGATGTGACGGTAATTTACTTCAAGTTCAACCTGTTGGCGAAGCGATAGGATATGTAGGAGAAGTAAGTTATGTAGAAACAGCCCTATTGAAAGGGTTGATAGATATGAATTATATTCCTGTCATTGCCCCTATTGGGATAAATGGTAATGAGGTTTATAACATAAATGCAGATACCGCTGCAGCTGGAATTGCAGCCGCACTATCCGCAAAAGAACTCATTTTTATAACGGACGTAGATGGAGTATTACACGAAGGAAGATTGGTAAAGAAAACGGATGAATATGAAATTCTTACTTTTATAGAACAAGGCGTCATTACAGGTGGAATGATTCCGAAAGTACAGGCGGCACTTACATCGTTAAAAATGGGAGTGGAAAAGGCTAGTATCGTAAATGGTACAAAGGATTTTACTGAGGTTACAGGAGAGTGTGTTGGAACTACGGTAACAAAAGGAGTGAGTATCGTATGA
- a CDS encoding acetylornithine transaminase: MTNHLFQTYGRREIEFLKGNGAKVIDKSGEQYLDFTSGIGVCNLGHCHPTVVKAVEKQLRNIWHISNLFTNSLQEEVASLLTEDTALDHVFFCNSGAEANEAALKLARKHTGKSLVVTCEQSFHGRTFGTMSATGQDKVKEGFGPLLPSFLHIPFNDIRALEEVMNEEVAAVMVEVIQGEGGVILADPSFLKEIEKLCNQYDALFIIDEVQTGIGRTGTLFAYEQMGIVPDIVTIAKALGNGIPVGAMIGRKELGSSFTAGSHGSTFGGNYIAMTAAKEVLQFIKEQSFFKEVQEKGEYVLKKLQEELRHVECVQNIRGKGLMIGIECKHEVANVIEQLEKAGLLVLQAGPNVIRLLPPLIVTNEELEQAIYMIKRVVCTKNASII; the protein is encoded by the coding sequence ATGACAAACCATCTTTTTCAAACATATGGAAGAAGAGAAATTGAATTTCTAAAGGGCAATGGGGCTAAAGTTATTGATAAAAGTGGTGAGCAATATTTAGATTTCACTTCTGGTATTGGAGTATGTAACTTAGGACATTGTCATCCTACGGTTGTAAAGGCAGTAGAAAAGCAACTTAGAAATATATGGCATATATCTAACTTATTTACGAACTCCTTACAAGAAGAGGTCGCATCATTATTAACAGAAGATACAGCATTAGATCATGTGTTTTTTTGTAATAGCGGGGCGGAGGCAAATGAAGCGGCTTTAAAGCTAGCACGTAAGCATACTGGAAAATCTCTCGTAGTAACATGTGAGCAATCTTTCCACGGGAGAACATTTGGAACGATGAGTGCAACAGGGCAAGATAAAGTGAAAGAAGGATTCGGTCCATTACTTCCGTCTTTTTTACATATACCATTTAACGACATACGAGCATTAGAGGAAGTAATGAATGAAGAAGTTGCGGCGGTAATGGTAGAAGTTATTCAAGGAGAAGGAGGAGTAATATTAGCTGATCCATCCTTTTTGAAGGAAATTGAAAAACTATGTAATCAGTACGATGCTCTTTTTATTATAGATGAAGTACAAACTGGAATAGGCAGAACAGGAACACTATTCGCTTATGAGCAAATGGGAATAGTTCCTGATATCGTTACCATCGCAAAGGCGCTTGGGAATGGTATTCCAGTTGGAGCGATGATTGGCCGAAAAGAACTAGGTTCTTCTTTTACTGCCGGGTCACACGGTTCAACTTTCGGTGGGAATTATATTGCTATGACTGCAGCGAAAGAAGTATTGCAATTCATTAAGGAGCAATCGTTTTTTAAAGAGGTACAGGAAAAGGGCGAGTACGTATTAAAGAAATTGCAAGAAGAATTACGACACGTTGAATGTGTTCAAAATATTCGTGGTAAGGGACTTATGATTGGAATCGAATGCAAGCATGAGGTTGCAAATGTCATAGAACAACTAGAAAAAGCAGGACTTCTCGTATTACAAGCAGGGCCTAATGTTATAAGACTACTACCACCACTTATTGTAACGAATGAAGAGCTAGAACAGGCAATATATATGATAAAAAGAGTGGTTTGTACAAAAAATGCATCAATAATATAA
- the argF gene encoding ornithine carbamoyltransferase, whose product MSTVQVPKLNTKDLLTLEELTQEEIISLIEFAIYLKKNKQEPLLQGKILGLIFDKHSTRTRVSFEAGMVQLGGHGMFLSGKEMQIGRGETVSDTAKVLSHYIDGIMIRTFSHADVEELAKESSIPVINGLTDDHHPCQALADLMTIYEEVHTFKGVKLAYVGDGNNVCHSLLLASAKVGMNMTVATPVGYEPNEEIVKKALAIADETGAEIEILHNPELAVSGADFIYTDVWMSMGQEGEAEKYTLFQPFQVNKELVIHAKQTYRFLHCLPAHREEEVTGEIIDGPQSIVFEQAGNRLHAQKALLVSLFKNIEEPS is encoded by the coding sequence ATGTCAACTGTACAAGTACCGAAATTAAATACGAAAGATCTTTTAACGTTAGAAGAATTGACGCAAGAAGAAATCATTTCTTTAATTGAGTTCGCTATATATTTAAAAAAGAACAAGCAGGAGCCTTTATTACAAGGGAAAATATTAGGTCTCATTTTTGATAAACATTCAACCCGTACTCGCGTTTCTTTTGAAGCAGGAATGGTACAGCTCGGAGGACATGGAATGTTTTTAAGTGGAAAAGAGATGCAAATTGGCAGAGGAGAAACGGTGTCAGATACTGCGAAAGTACTATCTCATTATATTGATGGAATTATGATACGCACATTTTCGCATGCGGATGTAGAGGAGCTTGCAAAAGAGTCCAGTATCCCAGTTATTAACGGTTTAACTGATGATCATCATCCTTGCCAAGCATTGGCAGATTTAATGACGATATATGAAGAAGTTCATACGTTTAAAGGAGTTAAATTAGCTTATGTAGGTGATGGGAATAATGTATGTCATTCACTATTGCTAGCGAGTGCAAAAGTCGGAATGAATATGACTGTTGCAACTCCTGTAGGGTATGAGCCGAATGAAGAAATTGTTAAAAAAGCATTAGCGATTGCTGATGAAACAGGGGCTGAAATTGAAATTTTGCATAATCCTGAATTAGCGGTAAGTGGAGCAGATTTTATTTATACTGACGTTTGGATGAGTATGGGCCAAGAAGGAGAAGCAGAAAAATATACTTTATTCCAGCCTTTCCAAGTAAATAAAGAGCTTGTTATACATGCAAAGCAAACATATCGTTTCCTGCACTGCCTGCCCGCTCATCGTGAAGAAGAAGTAACTGGAGAGATTATAGATGGGCCACAGTCTATCGTTTTTGAGCAAGCTGGTAACAGGTTGCACGCGCAAAAAGCTTTATTAGTGAGTTTATTTAAAAATATAGAAGAGCCTTCCTAA
- a CDS encoding DUF2062 domain-containing protein: MKTTKKTYSFFQRMWRILKFQYFKLLRSPEGAKKVSLGFAIGFGLEMLVIYTASLVYLIFYPIVRLAKGSFPAAVIGNIIGKISFLPVFLFPFAYALGKMIYPFHVQKIHHEPFTISDLFSSHIFTMLKSLLQSEVYVLIGMTIIGIVCGVISYFVVHYLYEKNRKLRLKKRKKQVREPLVQI, translated from the coding sequence TTGAAAACAACTAAGAAAACATATTCGTTTTTTCAGCGGATGTGGAGAATATTAAAGTTTCAATATTTTAAGTTGCTTCGATCGCCAGAAGGAGCAAAGAAAGTGTCGCTAGGTTTTGCTATTGGATTTGGTTTAGAAATGTTGGTGATTTATACGGCATCGCTCGTATATTTAATATTTTATCCAATTGTAAGGTTAGCAAAGGGATCTTTTCCAGCCGCAGTCATTGGTAATATTATTGGGAAAATATCGTTTCTCCCAGTATTTTTATTTCCGTTTGCTTATGCGCTAGGAAAAATGATTTATCCATTTCATGTACAGAAAATACATCATGAACCATTTACGATATCAGATTTGTTTTCGAGCCATATTTTTACGATGTTAAAGAGCTTATTACAGAGTGAAGTATATGTATTAATTGGTATGACGATAATAGGAATTGTGTGTGGGGTAATTTCATATTTCGTTGTGCATTATTTATATGAAAAGAATCGTAAGTTACGTTTGAAGAAAAGAAAGAAACAAGTGAGAGAACCACTTGTTCAAATATAA
- a CDS encoding MarR family winged helix-turn-helix transcriptional regulator, whose protein sequence is MESREWERIVDHLLSLVPLFYRKFMLPGEFSSQRHMPPSHTQVLLLLHENGTLAVSEIGKRLAISRPNMTPLLNKLIQEELIERHYSEKDRRVILISLTTEGKVLVSQYQQFILGKLKENFQTLSEEEREKLIYSLKTIQNLILKTNA, encoded by the coding sequence ATGGAATCACGCGAGTGGGAACGTATTGTTGATCATCTTCTTTCGCTAGTGCCTCTTTTTTATCGCAAATTTATGCTTCCTGGAGAGTTTTCTTCTCAAAGACATATGCCGCCATCGCATACGCAAGTGTTACTGCTTTTGCATGAAAATGGTACATTAGCAGTTTCAGAAATTGGCAAGCGGCTAGCGATTTCACGGCCTAACATGACCCCTCTATTAAACAAACTTATTCAAGAAGAGCTAATAGAGCGTCATTATAGCGAAAAAGATCGAAGGGTCATTTTAATTTCCCTAACAACTGAAGGGAAAGTGTTAGTAAGTCAGTATCAGCAATTCATTTTAGGCAAACTAAAAGAAAATTTTCAAACATTATCTGAGGAAGAGCGTGAAAAGCTCATTTATTCTCTTAAAACCATTCAAAATTTAATTTTGAAAACAAACGCATAA
- a CDS encoding GDSL-type esterase/lipase family protein translates to MKKIILTIVCLLLLIISCSNFEKNDEIEQKETEGKAEKTSAPSWIYKQTNDSFYHLVLGDSLAKGYGSTQGGFAELASRQIETQIHKPITVENLGINGLTTDRLAKKVQSEDVQQKIREANIITISIGGNNLFRLNRDVGVIDGIKMLNKEKARFETDVKNIVKTVRDQNPNALLILSELYNPLQLEDSIASYADMFLDGWNDSIYSISKAHQPSIVLPIRKLISNDKKELLFDQVHPNDNGYAIIANTFTKQVLSYKY, encoded by the coding sequence ATGAAAAAAATCATCTTAACAATTGTTTGTCTCCTCCTTCTAATCATTTCTTGTTCTAATTTTGAAAAGAACGATGAGATAGAACAAAAAGAAACTGAAGGAAAAGCAGAAAAAACATCTGCTCCCAGTTGGATTTATAAGCAAACGAATGACTCTTTTTATCACCTCGTATTAGGTGATTCACTTGCAAAAGGATATGGATCTACACAAGGGGGATTTGCCGAATTAGCTTCTAGACAAATAGAAACACAAATTCACAAACCAATTACAGTAGAAAACCTTGGGATAAACGGTCTTACTACAGATCGTCTCGCAAAAAAAGTTCAATCAGAAGATGTTCAACAAAAAATTAGGGAAGCAAATATCATTACTATTAGTATTGGAGGAAATAATTTATTCCGCTTAAATCGTGATGTAGGTGTTATAGATGGTATTAAAATGTTAAATAAAGAAAAAGCCCGTTTTGAAACGGATGTAAAAAATATTGTAAAGACCGTTCGAGATCAAAATCCGAATGCTTTACTCATTCTCTCTGAACTCTATAACCCTTTACAACTAGAGGACTCCATCGCAAGTTATGCAGATATGTTTTTAGACGGTTGGAATGATTCTATTTATTCTATTTCAAAAGCACATCAACCGTCGATCGTTTTACCAATTCGCAAATTAATATCGAATGATAAAAAAGAGTTACTATTTGACCAAGTACACCCAAATGATAACGGTTATGCGATTATTGCCAATACATTTACAAAGCAAGTGTTATCCTACAAATATTAA
- the cpdB gene encoding bifunctional 2',3'-cyclic-nucleotide 2'-phosphodiesterase/3'-nucleotidase, whose amino-acid sequence MKKSKKMLAGATLAIGVIAPQVLPTTAHAEEKAGESTVNLRILETSDIHVNLMNYDYYQTKTDNKVGLVQTATLVNKAREEAKNSVLFDDGDALQGTPLGDYVANKINDPKKPVDPSYTHPLYRVMNLMKYDVISLGNHEFNYGLDYLNKVISKTEFPVINSNVYKDDKDNNEENDQNYFKPYHVFEKEVEDESGQKQKVKIGVMGFVPPQVMNWDKANLEGKVKAKDIVDTAEKLVPEMKAQGADVIVALAHSGVDKSGRSPKMENASYYLTEVPGVDAVLMGHSHTEVKDVFNGVPVVMPGVFGSNLGIIDMQLKKVNGKWEVQKEQSKPQLRPIADSKGNPLVQSDQRLVNEIKDDHQATIDYVNTAVGKTTAPINSYFSLVQDDPSVQLVTNAQKWYVEKLFAENGQYSKYKGIPVLSAGAPFKAGGRNGATYYTDIPAGTLAIKNVADLYVYPNTLYAVKVNGAQVKEWLEMSAGQFNKIDPAKTEEQPLVNIGYPTYNFDILDGLKYEIDVTQPAKYDKDGKVVNGNTNRIVNMTYEGKPVADNQEFIVATNNYRGSSQTFPGVSKGEVVYQSQDETRQIIVKYMQETPIIDPAADQNWTFKPIVADKLNTTFDSSPNAQNHIKKDGKISYVGPSENEFAKYAIDITKKNDDKETGGENPTIPPTGEGNNGENPTTPPTGEGNNGNEPKQDGNNTGSGQTTTDNQNSKETTTVSENKEERDLPKTGTSVASTIGAGLAFVGAGLLMLFRRKKANR is encoded by the coding sequence GTGAAAAAGTCAAAAAAAATGCTAGCTGGAGCAACACTTGCTATTGGCGTTATAGCACCGCAAGTGTTGCCGACAACAGCTCATGCAGAGGAAAAAGCTGGGGAGAGTACAGTTAACTTACGAATTTTAGAAACATCAGATATTCACGTTAACTTAATGAATTACGATTATTATCAAACGAAAACAGATAATAAAGTAGGTCTCGTGCAAACTGCAACACTTGTGAATAAAGCACGTGAAGAAGCGAAGAACTCTGTCTTATTTGATGATGGGGATGCATTACAAGGGACACCGCTTGGAGATTATGTAGCGAATAAAATAAATGATCCGAAGAAGCCTGTGGATCCTAGTTATACACATCCATTATATCGTGTAATGAATTTAATGAAGTATGACGTCATCTCTCTTGGGAATCATGAATTTAACTACGGTTTAGACTATTTAAACAAAGTAATTAGTAAAACAGAGTTCCCGGTTATTAACTCGAACGTCTATAAGGATGATAAAGATAATAATGAAGAGAACGACCAAAACTACTTTAAACCATATCATGTTTTTGAAAAAGAAGTAGAAGATGAATCAGGTCAAAAACAAAAAGTGAAAATTGGCGTAATGGGATTTGTTCCACCTCAAGTTATGAACTGGGATAAAGCGAATTTAGAAGGAAAAGTGAAAGCGAAAGATATTGTTGATACAGCGGAAAAGTTAGTTCCAGAAATGAAGGCGCAAGGTGCGGACGTTATTGTTGCATTAGCCCATTCAGGTGTCGATAAGAGCGGCCGTAGCCCCAAAATGGAAAATGCTTCATATTATTTGACAGAGGTTCCTGGTGTAGATGCAGTATTAATGGGACATTCACATACTGAAGTGAAGGATGTATTTAATGGTGTTCCTGTTGTAATGCCTGGTGTTTTTGGAAGTAACTTAGGTATTATTGATATGCAATTGAAAAAGGTAAACGGAAAATGGGAAGTACAAAAAGAGCAATCGAAGCCGCAACTTCGTCCGATTGCTGATAGTAAAGGGAACCCATTAGTACAATCTGATCAAAGATTAGTTAATGAAATTAAGGATGATCATCAAGCGACAATTGATTATGTGAATACAGCTGTAGGAAAAACGACAGCGCCAATTAATAGTTATTTCTCATTAGTACAAGATGATCCTTCTGTACAACTTGTGACAAATGCACAAAAATGGTATGTAGAAAAGCTATTCGCTGAAAACGGACAATATAGTAAATATAAAGGAATTCCAGTATTATCTGCAGGAGCACCATTTAAAGCGGGTGGCCGAAACGGTGCTACATATTATACGGATATTCCAGCAGGGACGTTAGCAATTAAAAACGTAGCGGATTTATATGTATATCCAAATACGTTATATGCTGTAAAAGTAAACGGGGCACAAGTAAAAGAATGGCTTGAAATGTCTGCTGGTCAGTTTAATAAAATTGATCCAGCGAAAACAGAAGAGCAGCCACTAGTAAATATAGGTTATCCTACATATAATTTTGATATTTTAGATGGTCTAAAATACGAAATTGACGTGACGCAACCAGCGAAATACGATAAAGATGGTAAAGTTGTAAATGGAAATACGAATCGTATTGTAAATATGACGTATGAAGGTAAGCCTGTAGCTGACAATCAAGAGTTCATCGTAGCTACAAATAACTATCGTGGAAGTAGCCAAACGTTCCCTGGTGTAAGTAAAGGGGAAGTTGTATACCAATCACAAGATGAAACACGTCAAATCATTGTGAAATATATGCAAGAAACACCAATTATTGATCCAGCAGCAGATCAAAACTGGACATTTAAGCCGATTGTTGCAGATAAATTAAATACAACATTTGATTCTTCACCAAATGCACAAAACCATATAAAGAAAGATGGAAAGATATCATATGTTGGACCATCTGAAAATGAATTTGCTAAATATGCAATTGATATAACGAAGAAGAATGATGATAAGGAAACTGGTGGAGAGAATCCAACGATACCGCCAACAGGTGAAGGCAATAACGGAGAAAATCCAACGACACCACCAACAGGTGAAGGCAATAATGGAAATGAACCAAAACAAGATGGAAATAATACAGGATCTGGACAAACTACAACGGATAATCAAAACTCAAAAGAAACAACAACTGTAAGTGAAAATAAAGAAGAACGTGATTTACCGAAAACAGGTACAAGTGTTGCTTCTACAATTGGAGCAGGTCTGGCGTTTGTTGGAGCGGGATTACTTATGTTATTTAGAAGAAAGAAAGCGAATAGATAG